In the genome of Sphingopyxis sp. YF1, the window TGGCGGCTTCGGCGCCGCTGCACGCGCAGAGCGGCGGCGATGCGGGCTTCGACGCCTATGTCCAGTCGCTGTGGCCCAAGGCGCAGGCGCAGGGGGTGTCGCGCGCGACCTTTGACCGCGTCGCGACGGGGCTGCGCTACAATGCGCGCGTCGTCGCGCTCGATCGCGACAATCTGGGCAGTCCGCCGAACCCGAACACTCCGATCCCGGCCTTTGCGCCCTATCGCGTCAAGCATGTCGACGCCGCGCGGATCGGCGGCGGGCGCCGCGTCCACGACCGGCTGCTGCCGCTGCTGTCGCGCATCGAACAGCGCACCGGGGTGCCGACCAGCATCATGATCGCCATCTACGGCCACGAAACCGCCTATGGGCAGGTCACCGGCAGTTTCGACCTGCCCGAGGCGCTCGCGACGCTGGCCTATGAAGGCCGCCGCCGCAGCCTGTTCGAACCCGAACTGATCGCGACGATGGTGATGGTCGAACAGGGGGTTCCGCGCCAGGTGCTCAAGGGCAGCTGGGCGGGCGCCTTCGGCTATCCGCAATTCCTGCCCTCGGTCTATCTGCGCGTCGCCGAGGACGGCGACGGCGACGGGGTCGCGCGCATCTGGTCGAGCGAGGCCGATGCGATCGAATCGATCGGTTCCTACCTCCGCAACGCCGGCTGGCGCGCCGGCCAGCCGTGGGGCGTCGCGGTGCGCGTTCCCGACGGTTTCAACCGCGCGCGCTATGCCAACAGGCTCCAGCCGACGCGCTGCCCGCGCGTGTTCGACCGCCACAGCCGCTGGCGCTCGATGGCCGAATGGCGCGCCGACGGCATCACCCCCGTCGGGGGGCGCTGGCCCGGCGACCATGTCCAGGCAACACTGCTCGAACCCGACGGCTCCGGAAAAACGGCCTATTTGCTCACCGGCAACTATCGTGCGATACTCGATTACAATTGTTCCAATTTTTACGCACTGTCTGTGGGGTTGCTGGCGGATGAAATCGATAGGTAGGGGAGGCGTGCTGCTCGCGGGGGCGATGCTCGCGCTGGGCGGCTGCGGCAGTGTCGACGGCAAGCGCAATTCGGTCCCCGGCGCGGCGCCCGGCGCCACCCCGGCAGCGCCCGCGACGGTCGACGGTCCGGCCAGGCTCGGCGCGCCTTTCACCGTCAGCGGCGTGACCTATACCCCCGCCGATATCGCCGATTATGACGATGTCGGTTATGCGAGCTGGTACGGCGACGAGGCGGCCGGATCGCCGACCGCGACCGGCGAGCCCTTCGATCCCGACGCGATCACCGCCGCGCACAAGACGCTGCCGCTGCCGAGCTATGTCGAGGTCACCGCGCTCGACACCGGACGCACGATCCTCGTGCGGGTCAACGACCGCGGCCCGATGGCGAACGACCGGCTGATCGACCTGTCGCGCGGCGCGGCGCAGCAACTCGGGCTCCAGGGCGGCATCGCCGCGGTGCGCGTGCGCCGGACCAACCCGCCGATGGGCGAAAAGGCGCAACTGCGCAGCGGCAAGCCGGTGGCCGAGCGGTTGCCGACCCCCGACGCCCTGCTCGTTCTGCTGCGCGGCAAGCTCAAGGATATGCCGGTACCCGCGGGCGTCGCCGCGCCGACCGCCAGCAAGCCGACCCCCTCGGCCCCGGCGCCGGGCGGCGACCGTTTCATCGTCGAGGGCCCGGGCGCGAAGACCCCGGCGCCGCCGAAACCCGCGGAAACGAGGCCCGCGCCCTCCAAGCCGCCTGCGGCGGCGAAGCCCGCGCCAGCGACGAGCGGCAGCTATGTCGTCCAGATCGCGGCCTTCAGCGGGGAGGCGCGCGCGAAGGCTGCGGCCAGGTCGGTCGGCGGGACGGTGAGCAAGGCGGGCAATCTCTGGCGCGTGCGCATGGGCCCCTATGCCAGCGAAACCGAGGCACTCGGCGCGGCAGGCCGCGCGAAGGCCAAGGGCTTCCGCGACGCGCGGGTCATGCGCGATCGCTGACCGCCCGATGATGGGTCGCATCCACAGCAAGCGAGCGGGCGCGGCAATTCTGGCCGGGCTGGCGCTCGCGCTGGCGTCGCCGGTCGCGGCGGCGCCGTCGGCGCCCAAGGCCGCGCCTCCCGCGGCACAGGCTTCGGCCGCCTTCGTACCGCAGGCGCCGATCGTCATGCTCAAGGATCTCGATTCGGGCGCAATCCTCTTTTCGCGCGGCGCCGACCAGCGTTTCGCGCCCGCCTCGATGACCAAGGTGATGACCGCCTATGTCGTGCTCGACCTGATCAAGGCGGGCAGGCTGGCGCGCGACACCAAATTCACCGTCGGCGAGGCCGAATGGAAGAAATGGCGCGCGGGCAGGGGCGGATCGTCGATGTTCCTCGCGCCGGGCGAAAAGGTCAGCGTCGACGATCTGCTCAAGGGGCTGATCACCGTTTCGGGCAATGACGCCGCCGCGGTTCTCGCGGTCGGAATCGATGGAAGCGAAAAGGATTTCGTCAAGCGAATGAACGATATGGCATCGTCTCTTGGCATGAAGTCGAGCCGATTCGGCACCCCCAGCGGCTGGCCCGACGGCGGGGTAACAAAGGTATCTGCCGCCGATCTGGTGACGCTCGCGGACCGGCTGATCCGCGATCATCCGCAGGGCTATGCGCGCTATTTCGCGATCCCCAGCCTCCAGCACGGCAAGTCGCCCGACGGCAAGCCGATCGTCCAGGCGAACCGCAACCCCATCCTCGGCCGCTTCGACGGCGCCGACGGGCTCAAGACCGGGCACACGTCGGAGGCGGGCTACTGCTTCCTCGGCTCGGCGAAGCGCGACGGGCGCCGGCTGGTGATGGTCGTCGCGGGCATGGCGAGCGAAAAGGCACGCCGCGACGAAGCCACAAGGCTGATGGACTGGGGCTTCGCGCAGGCGCCGCAGCGCGGGCGCGCCGGCGGACGATGAGCGCGCGCTTCATCACGCTCGAGGGCGGCGAGGGGGTCGGCAAGTCGACCCAGATCCGCGCGCTCGCCGCCGCGCTCGCCGCGCGGGGTCTTGACGTCGTCGTCACGCGCGAACCCGGCGGCAGCCCGGGCGCCGAGGCGATCCG includes:
- a CDS encoding septal ring lytic transglycosylase RlpA family protein; the protein is MKSIGRGGVLLAGAMLALGGCGSVDGKRNSVPGAAPGATPAAPATVDGPARLGAPFTVSGVTYTPADIADYDDVGYASWYGDEAAGSPTATGEPFDPDAITAAHKTLPLPSYVEVTALDTGRTILVRVNDRGPMANDRLIDLSRGAAQQLGLQGGIAAVRVRRTNPPMGEKAQLRSGKPVAERLPTPDALLVLLRGKLKDMPVPAGVAAPTASKPTPSAPAPGGDRFIVEGPGAKTPAPPKPAETRPAPSKPPAAAKPAPATSGSYVVQIAAFSGEARAKAAARSVGGTVSKAGNLWRVRMGPYASETEALGAAGRAKAKGFRDARVMRDR
- a CDS encoding D-alanyl-D-alanine carboxypeptidase family protein; its protein translation is MMGRIHSKRAGAAILAGLALALASPVAAAPSAPKAAPPAAQASAAFVPQAPIVMLKDLDSGAILFSRGADQRFAPASMTKVMTAYVVLDLIKAGRLARDTKFTVGEAEWKKWRAGRGGSSMFLAPGEKVSVDDLLKGLITVSGNDAAAVLAVGIDGSEKDFVKRMNDMASSLGMKSSRFGTPSGWPDGGVTKVSAADLVTLADRLIRDHPQGYARYFAIPSLQHGKSPDGKPIVQANRNPILGRFDGADGLKTGHTSEAGYCFLGSAKRDGRRLVMVVAGMASEKARRDEATRLMDWGFAQAPQRGRAGGR
- a CDS encoding lytic murein transglycosylase, which produces MAASAPLHAQSGGDAGFDAYVQSLWPKAQAQGVSRATFDRVATGLRYNARVVALDRDNLGSPPNPNTPIPAFAPYRVKHVDAARIGGGRRVHDRLLPLLSRIEQRTGVPTSIMIAIYGHETAYGQVTGSFDLPEALATLAYEGRRRSLFEPELIATMVMVEQGVPRQVLKGSWAGAFGYPQFLPSVYLRVAEDGDGDGVARIWSSEADAIESIGSYLRNAGWRAGQPWGVAVRVPDGFNRARYANRLQPTRCPRVFDRHSRWRSMAEWRADGITPVGGRWPGDHVQATLLEPDGSGKTAYLLTGNYRAILDYNCSNFYALSVGLLADEIDR